The following DNA comes from Ornithinimicrobium avium.
CCGGCGGCGAACAGCATCGCGAACCAGGACAGGACCCCGAACTCGGGCTCGTCGCCTGGACGGCCCAGCGGGATCCTGCCGTAGCGGGAGACCGCGATGCCGATCGCCACGAACACGAGCCCGCTGACGACGAGCATGTAGTACCAGCCGAGATCGTTGACGATCCAGCTGTTCATCCCACCGAAGGTGCGGCTCGTGAGCTCGGGGGCGACCACGGCGAAGACGACGACGCCGAGGACGACGACGAGCGAGGGCCAGAACACCCGCGGGGCGATCATCCCCCTGTTCAGGTGCACCCCGTGGCTGGCCAGCTTGCGCAGGATCACCTCGTCGGGATCCTCGTCGTGGATGTGGACGGACGGGGGGAGGTGCACCGTCCTGCCGGCCTGCTCGGCCAGGAGCCCGGCCAGCACCTCCTCGGTGGGGATGTCCGGCGCCGTGCCCGACGGCACCTCGGCCGCGGGGGTTTGTTCGGTCCCGTCGGGGTGGTCGGCCCCGGCGTCGTCGTCCGGTGTCATGGCTGCTCCGTTCGTCGTCCGTCCGCAGGCATTCCGACGGGCAGTCTAGCGAGGTGGGCCTATGCGCTGGGGTCGAGCAGGTCCCGCCGGGTCCTGCGCGCGCTCCGGACGTGGTTCACCATGTCTGTGGTGAGCACCACGAGCGCCACCCAGACCAGCCCGAACCCGACCCAGCGGGTGGTGGGGACCGTCTCCCCGAGCAGCAGCACGGCGGTGAGCAACTGGAGCACGGGCGTGAGGAACTGCAGCAGGCCGATCGTCGACAGCGGCACCCTGGAGGCGGCCGCGGCGAAGAGCAGGAGAGGCACCGCGGTGGCCACGCCGGTGGAGAGCAGCAGCAGGGTGTGGCCCGGGCCGTCGCGCAGGAACGTCGTCTCGCCGCGCTGCCCCAGCCACAGCAGGATGACGACCGCGACGGGCAGGATCGTCAGGGACTCGCCGGCGAGCGAGCGCAGCGCGGACATCGAGACACCGAGGCGGTTCTTCAGCAGGCTGTAGCTGGCGAAGCTGAAGGCCAGCACCAGCGAGATCACCGGTGGGCGGCCGTAGTCGACGGTGAGGTAGACCGCCGCGGCGGCGCCGATGCCCACGGCGACCCACTGGGTGCGCCGGAGCCGTTCGTGCAGGATGACCACGCCGAGCGCGACCGTGACGAGCGGGTTGAGGAAGTAGCCCAGGGCGGCCTCGGTCACGTGCCCGCTGAGCACGGCATACGTGTAGATGCCCCAGTTGAGGGCGATGAGCACGCCGGCCACCGCGACGCCGGCCAGCCGGCGCGGGTGCCTGGCCAGGTCCAGCAGCCACTTCACGTCGCGGCGCAGGAGCAGGATCAGCCCGCAGAGGACGAGCGTCCAGATGATGCGGTGGGCGACGATCTCCCACGGTCCGGCCGGGCGCAGCACGGCGAAGTAGAGGGGGAAGGCTCCCCAGAGCAGGTAGGCGAGGAAGCCGTAGACGGTGCCCTGCCGCGCCCGTTCCTCGGGCGTCACTCCACCAGGGCCCGTTCACCCTCGTGCTGGAGCGCGTCGCCGGCCGCGGCGGTGGGCCCGTCGGTGGTCTCGCCCCCGAGCGACTGCTCGACCGCCCCGGGGCGGGTGCCGTCCACGGTCCAGCTGTCGCGCCCGCGCAGCAGGTCGGCGAGGACCTCGTCCGGGTCCCGGTCCTGGGTGCCCCCCGCGGCCACGGCCGCGCGGACCTGGTCGCGCACGAGGTCGTCGTAGACGGGGCGCTGCACCTGCCGGAAGATGCCCATCGGCACGTGCTGCATCGTCGGGTCGTCCAGGCGGGACAGCGCGAAGGCGGTCGAGGGGTCGGTCTGCGCCGGGTCGTGGACGACCACGCGGGTCGGGTCAGCCTCGGCCTCGGGCACGACGACCATGCGGCCCTGGTGGTCGCGGACCACGACGTGGTCCTCGCCGACGCGGACCGGCTCGTCGGCGCGCAGGTGCGCGATGCGCGCCCTGGCCTCGTCCTTGTCCTTGAGCAGCTGGAAGGCGCCGTCGTTGAAGATCGGGCAGTTCTGGTAGATCTCGACCAGCGCGGTGCCGCGGTGCGCGGCGGCGGCGCGCAGCACCCCGGTCAGGTGGGCGCGGTCGGAGTCGATCGTGCGGGCCACGAACGAGGCCTCGGCGCCGATCGCCAGGGAGACGGGGTTGAACGGTCCGTCCACCGACCCGGCCGGCGTGGACTTGGTCACGGCGCCGATCTCGGAGGTGGGGGAGTACTGGCCCTTGGTCAGCCCGTAGATCTTGTTGTTGAACAGCAGGATCGTCAGGTTGACGTTGCGCCTCATCGCGTGGATCAGGTGGTTGCCGCCGATCGACAGCGCGTCGCCGTCGCCGGTGATGACCCAGACCGAGAGGTCCTCGCGGGCGGTGGCCAGGCCGGTGGCGATCGCCGGGGCGCGCCCGTGGATGGAGTGCATCCCGTAGGTGTCCAGGTAGTAGGGGAACCGGCTGGAGCAGCCGATGCCGGAGACGAAGACGATGTTCTCCCGTCGCAGCCCGAGCTCGGGCAGCAGCCCCTGGACCGCGGCGAGGATCGCGTAGTCGCCGCAGCCCGGGCACCAGCGGACCTCCTGGTCGGAGGTGAAGTCCTTCTTCGTCAGGGTGCTGCCCTCGGGCAGGCTGGGGACGCCGGCGGTGCCGGTGCGGGGCGCGGGTGCGGAGCCCGCGGGTGACGGCATACCGAGGGGGGTGCTCATGCAGTGGCCTCCGTGGTCTGCTCGACCTCGAGCAGGTGGGCGTGGATCACCTGCGCGAGCTCGGCGGCGGGGAACGGCAGGCCGCGGACCGCGGTGTGGCTGCGCACGTCGGCCAGGTAGCGGCCGCGCAGCAGGAGCGCGAGCTGGCCGAGGTTCATCTCGGGCAGCACCACGCGCTCGTAGCGGTGCAGGACCTCGCCGAGGTCGGCGGGGAAGGGGTTGAGGTGGCGCAGGTGGGCCTGGGCGACGTCGGCGCCGGTGCTGCGGACCAGGCGCACGGCCGCAGAGATCGGGCCGTAGGTCGAGCCCCAGCCCAGGACGAGGACCTTGGCGCGCCCGGTCGGGTCGTCCACCCGCAGGGCAGGTATGGAGTCCGCGATCCGGTCGATCTTCGCCTGGCGCAGGCGCACCATCGTGTCGTGGTTGGCCGGGTCGTAGGAGATGTTGCCGGTGACGTCAGCCTTCTCGATGCCGCCGATGCGGTGCTCCAGCCCGGGCGTGCCGGGGACGGCCCACGGGCGGGCGAGGGTCTGCTCGTCGCGCAGGAACGGGTGGAAGACCGGCTCGCCCTGCTCGTCGGTGGCGTTGGGCCGGTCCGCGTGCTCGACGGTGAGGTCGGGCAGGTCGGCCACGGCCGGGACCGCCCACGGCTCGGAGCCGTTGCCCAGGTAGCCGTCGGAGAGCAGGATCACCGGCGTGCGGTAGGTGGTGGCGATGCGCACCGCCTCCAGGACCGTGGAGAAGCAGTCGCCGGGGGTGGAGGAGGCGAGGACGGCGACCGGCGACTCGCCGTTGCGGCCGTACATCGCCTGCAGCAGGTCCGCCTGCTCGGTCTTGGTCGGCAGCCCGGTCGAGGGGCCGCCCCGCTGGATGTCGATGACCAGGAGCGGCAGCTCGGTGGAGACCGCCAGGCCGATCGTCTCGCTCTTCAGCGCCAGTCCGGGTCCGGAGGTCGTGGTCACGCCCAGGGCGCCGCCGAAGGAGGCGCCCAGGGCCATCCCGACCGCGGCG
Coding sequences within:
- a CDS encoding 2-oxoacid:acceptor oxidoreductase subunit alpha → MSSTTPLTQLDRVVIRFAGDSGDGMQLTGDRFTSDTAALGNDLSTLPNFPAEIRAPQGTLPGVSSFQLHFADHAIATPGDAPDVLVAMNPAALRANLGDLPRGATVIADKDEFSRRNLAKVGYEASPLDDGSLVDAGYHVHALPLTSMTVEALADLDLTRKDKQRAKNMLALGLLSWLYSRDIAGTEAFLNAKFSSAPQILRANLIALRAGHAYGETTEDFAVRYEVAPAPTPPGTYRTVTGNQAMALGLVTAARRSGLPLILGSYPITPASDVLHQLAALKDHGVTTLQAEDEIAAVGMALGASFGGALGVTTTSGPGLALKSETIGLAVSTELPLLVIDIQRGGPSTGLPTKTEQADLLQAMYGRNGESPVAVLASSTPGDCFSTVLEAVRIATTYRTPVILLSDGYLGNGSEPWAVPAVADLPDLTVEHADRPNATDEQGEPVFHPFLRDEQTLARPWAVPGTPGLEHRIGGIEKADVTGNISYDPANHDTMVRLRQAKIDRIADSIPALRVDDPTGRAKVLVLGWGSTYGPISAAVRLVRSTGADVAQAHLRHLNPFPADLGEVLHRYERVVLPEMNLGQLALLLRGRYLADVRSHTAVRGLPFPAAELAQVIHAHLLEVEQTTEATA
- a CDS encoding 2-oxoacid:ferredoxin oxidoreductase subunit beta gives rise to the protein MSTPLGMPSPAGSAPAPRTGTAGVPSLPEGSTLTKKDFTSDQEVRWCPGCGDYAILAAVQGLLPELGLRRENIVFVSGIGCSSRFPYYLDTYGMHSIHGRAPAIATGLATAREDLSVWVITGDGDALSIGGNHLIHAMRRNVNLTILLFNNKIYGLTKGQYSPTSEIGAVTKSTPAGSVDGPFNPVSLAIGAEASFVARTIDSDRAHLTGVLRAAAAHRGTALVEIYQNCPIFNDGAFQLLKDKDEARARIAHLRADEPVRVGEDHVVVRDHQGRMVVVPEAEADPTRVVVHDPAQTDPSTAFALSRLDDPTMQHVPMGIFRQVQRPVYDDLVRDQVRAAVAAGGTQDRDPDEVLADLLRGRDSWTVDGTRPGAVEQSLGGETTDGPTAAAGDALQHEGERALVE
- the rarD gene encoding EamA family transporter RarD, producing MTPEERARQGTVYGFLAYLLWGAFPLYFAVLRPAGPWEIVAHRIIWTLVLCGLILLLRRDVKWLLDLARHPRRLAGVAVAGVLIALNWGIYTYAVLSGHVTEAALGYFLNPLVTVALGVVILHERLRRTQWVAVGIGAAAAVYLTVDYGRPPVISLVLAFSFASYSLLKNRLGVSMSALRSLAGESLTILPVAVVILLWLGQRGETTFLRDGPGHTLLLLSTGVATAVPLLLFAAAASRVPLSTIGLLQFLTPVLQLLTAVLLLGETVPTTRWVGFGLVWVALVVLTTDMVNHVRSARRTRRDLLDPSA